A stretch of the Porites lutea chromosome 12, jaPorLute2.1, whole genome shotgun sequence genome encodes the following:
- the LOC140921937 gene encoding melanopsin-like produces the protein MQNNSQTEQSSHDPLGRSLSEIGLEVALSILFCITSIFGNLLVVYVVYKDSRLKSLTYVFIFNLALTDISMASLHMPFWITTLRTGTWVFSERWCGLSAALMMTLANASVLTMGLIAFNRYIRVVKPALYNSFFPSKRMAIFYCVIVWIASMLFATPPLYGWGKIIYYPSYAVCGFDWKIENISYAIVIGGGVINGTTVSLFYCYYKIYKTLKESAQNLNTHSVQDGAASSARPETDVRLLKTCFTVVCVFLMSWGTVSIAMSLETAGFLIPREISVSVVFIMNTSYLVNPIIYGIMNPQFKEAFKSALKLGCLNNNH, from the coding sequence ATGCAGAACAATTCTCAAACTGAACAAAGTTCCCATGACCCACTAGGACGTTCGCTTAGTGAAATTGGTTTGGAAGTGGCGTTGTCTATTCTTTTCTGCATCACCTCCATCTTCGGCAACCTATTAGTTGTCTATGTTGTTTATAAAGACTCCAGACTCAAGAGCTTAACGTATGTATTCATCTTCAACCTGGCATTGACTGACATTTCCATGGCATCGCTGCACATGCCCTTTTGGATAACAACCTTACGTACGGGGACTTGGGTTTTTAGTGAGAGGTGGTGTGGGCTCTCAGCTGCACTTATGATGACGTTGGCAAATGCTTCTGTTCTGACCATGGGACTTATCGCCTTCAACCGATACATCCGAGTCGTCAAACCAGCTCTGTACAACAGCTTTTTCCCGAGCAAGAGAATGGCAATATTCTACTGTGTAATCGTGTGGATAGCTTCAATGCTTTTTGCAACACCGCCATTGTACGGCTGGGGCAAGATAATATACTACCCTTCATACGCTGTCTGCGGTTTCGATTGGAAAATCGAGAATATTTCATATGCCATAGTTATCGGGGGCGGAGTGATCAACGGCACCACAGTTTCATTATTTTACTgctactacaagatttataaaaCTCTCAAAGAAAGCGCTCAAAATCTAAATACCCATAGCGTACAAGATGGAGCGGCCTCCTCAGCACGTCCTGAGACTGACGTAAGACTCTTGAAAACCTGCTTTACGGTCGTTTGTGTATTTCTGATGTCATGGGGAACAGTGTCTATTGCTATGAGTCTTGAGACTGCTGGGTTCCTTATCCCCAGAGAAATCTCTGTGTCAGTTGTTTTCATTATGAACACAAGTTATTTGGTAAATCCAATTATATACGGAATTATGAATCCGCAATTCAAAGAGGCCTTCAAAAGCGCTTTAAAATTAGGTTGTTTGAACAACAACCACTAA